AGTGAAAAAGCTCGCAGGGACGACGTTCCTTTTAACGGGCGTTTTGGCGGTTGATATTTTGTTCCCTCGTCAGATCGTGGCTTTGACTTTGTTGTTCTTGGCTTTCGCGGATCCGATCGCAAGTTATTTTGGAATCTTGTATGGTAAAGACAAAATCTTTGGCCACAAATCCATTCAAGGATTCATGGCTGCGTTCTTTGTGTGCGCAGGTGTGACATTCCTCTATTTGCTCTATCATAATTACTTAGTGGATCGTCTTATTGTGGTGAGTCTTTTTGCAGGTCTCGTGGGAGCTTTTGCAGAGTTGATTCCAATCGGAAAACTCGATGACAATTTGACTCTTCCTCTGATGAGCGCCGTCGGCCTTACGATCTTGTTTTATTTCTTTGGATTTTTCTCCATTGTCGGCTAATGTTTCCTGGCTATCGGCACGATAGCAGGAGACTCAATGGCTACTGAAACTCAATTAGATTCTGAAGATGTTAGAGCACAACGTTTGGCGATGTATATTTACATCCTTCCGAACTTGATGACGACGGGAAATTTGTTTTCCGGTTTCTTCGCAGTAATTCAATCCATCAAAGGAAATTATCTTTACGCAGCTTACGCGATTGTTGTCGCGGCGGTGTTTGACCAGCTCGATGGTCGCTTGGCGCGTTTGACTCGTTCGACAAGTAAGTTCGGTGCTGAGTATGATTCTCTGTGCGACCTTGTGAGCTTCGGTATGGCTCCGGGCGTTTTGTTATTCTTGTGGGCTTTGCAACCGTTCGGCCGCTTGGGTTGGGTGGCGTGCTTCCTGTTTGTCGCTTGTGGCGCTCTTCGTTTGGCGCGCTTTAACGTGCAAGCCAATGTGGTTGAGAAAAACTATTTCCAAGGTCTGCCAATTCCCATGGCCGCAGGTATCGTGGCGTCTTCTGTTTTGGCATTCCAAGATTTGGAACTAGAACCACTTGGGAACTATGGTCTTTTGATCATGACAATTTTGTTGGCTCTTGTGATGGTCAGCAATTTCCGTTTCCGCAGCTTTAAAGATTTGGATTTGAAAGAACGCCTTCCATTCCGTTATCTCATCTTGGGTGTCGGTGTGTTGGTTGTCGTAGCACTTCGCCCTGAAGTGATGCTCTTTGTTCTTTTCATGGGCTATGCCGCATTGGGCGCAGTCTTTGGTATCTTCAGACTTGGTAAAAATATTCGTAAGATTAAGCCGAGTGTGTATGCTCCAGCCCAAGTGCATGAGAGCGACCTAGTCCTCGAGGAAGAGGAAGAAGAGGCCAAGAAAGATGAAAAGAAAACTTAAAGTCGGAGTGGTCGGTGCGACCGGAATGGTCGGCCAAACGTTCATGAACATCTTAGCAGAGCGCGAGTTCCCAATCGAGGAACTGCGCCCTTTTGCTTCTGAAAACTCACTGGGTAAAAAGATTGAGCTGCAAGGCAAAGCTTGGCCCGTGCAAGTTTTAAAAGAAGGATGTTTCGACGGCCTCGATCTAGTTTTCTTTTCTTCAGGAGATGACATCTCTAAAGAGTGGGCTCCGAAAGCTGTCAAAGCTGGGGCCTTTGCCGTTGATAACTCTGCGGCTTTCCGTATGGACCCCAACACCGTGTTGGTCGTTCCTGAAGTGAATGGCCACTTGGTTGATAAAAATTCAAAACCACAGATCATTGCAAATCCCAACTGTTCAACAATTCAGTTGGTCGTGGCACTGAAACCTCTTCAAGAAAAATTCGGTTTAGAAGAAGTGCGCGTGAGCACGTATCAAGCCGTCAGCGGAGCCGGCCAAGGCGGTTACGATGAACTTCTTGAACAAACAGCGAATCACGATAAACCTCAAGATCCAAAAACATTCCCGCACACGATTTTGTTCAACTGCATTCCGCAAATCGGTTCTTTCAGTGACGACGGCTACTGCAGCGAAGAAGTCAAAATCATGAAAGAGACAAGAAAGATTTTGGGCCAAGAAAATCTAAAGGTCTCAGCATTCACAGTGCGTATTCCAGCATTGAACGCGCACAGTGAATCTGTATGGGTCACACTCAACAGAGCCGCAAACCGCGACGAGGTCATGACAGCTTTGTCGGGCTTTGAAGGCATCGTTGTTCAAGACGAACCAAAGAAAAGCGTTTATCCATTAGCAAGAGACGTATCAGGAAAAGATCCTGTTTACGTAGGCCGCGTCCACCGCGACCCAGAAAACCCAAAAATGTACCTCATGTGGGTTGTCTCAGACAACATCCGCAAAGGCGCTGCTCTCAACGGAATTCAAATCGCTGAGAAGATCTTTTTTAGTTAGTTCCGGGTGCGGAATTTAACCAGCTAAATCCCTTACCTATCCGGTCACTGCTCAGACAGTCCTCGCGGACGCGATCCCTTTGGGATCTGCTGCTGCGGAACTCGCGATGCCCGAATAGGTAAGGGATTTAGCTGGTTAAATTCCGAACGCAACCAACTCAAAAAGCGTCTCGACAATTTAAATCCAGCCCGTTTGCGCTTTGGTATGTGTCCTCAACTAGCGCGATATTCAAACCAAAAAATAGTGTTCTAGCGACAGAACTTTGTCGGCAGTGTGGGCTAGGAGGGGGCTGAAGCACTTCCGCGGAGTCAGACCTCCGCGCCGACACGACGTCGTACCAAAGCGCGGTGAGGCACGATGCCGTGTCTGACGGAGCGGGAGTGCTTCAGCCCCCTCCTAGCCCACACGGCCGCCCCGAAGCTTCGTTCGGTAGATCCTCTTTTTACCGTCTCTGAATGTTGCGACAAAAGTCTTGGAGGGTGGGTTTTTTTGACTTCCGGACTTTGGCATGGTTCGATTGTGGTATGGCTCTATTTCCAAGGATTGGAATTCAGATGGGATCTATGACGACTAAGGCTTTTTTGGCTTTGGTGGGTGGTCTTTTTATTTCTTCTTCTAGCTTTGCCACTATGACCTTGGTGTCTATCAGCGGGGCTTCTAATCAAGATATTTCGGATGCTACTAAACCTAAGATTTATGGTGGTTTTGCTGGTACTTGTACTGCGGGTATGGATGGCACTAGTACTTGTGATAGTTGCACGGGTGCTGATATTGGTGGTTCGAAGCTTTGGCCTTGTAACAAGACAAATGCTTACGTGAATTTGAATCTTGTGGTTCGCACGGCTTTCCAAGGGGCTGCGGGAACAAGTCCTTCTCCGTTTGTTAAAATTGGTGACAACAAGCTCACAACGA
This region of Bdellovibrio sp. BCCA genomic DNA includes:
- a CDS encoding diacylglycerol/polyprenol kinase family protein; its protein translation is MSGVFTMFLAYVYLPPAVSMTILVIAWALFVPFDFLRQKNAALNDWAVHAFKPIMRQSEVKKLAGTTFLLTGVLAVDILFPRQIVALTLLFLAFADPIASYFGILYGKDKIFGHKSIQGFMAAFFVCAGVTFLYLLYHNYLVDRLIVVSLFAGLVGAFAELIPIGKLDDNLTLPLMSAVGLTILFYFFGFFSIVG
- the pssA gene encoding CDP-diacylglycerol--serine O-phosphatidyltransferase, with protein sequence MATETQLDSEDVRAQRLAMYIYILPNLMTTGNLFSGFFAVIQSIKGNYLYAAYAIVVAAVFDQLDGRLARLTRSTSKFGAEYDSLCDLVSFGMAPGVLLFLWALQPFGRLGWVACFLFVACGALRLARFNVQANVVEKNYFQGLPIPMAAGIVASSVLAFQDLELEPLGNYGLLIMTILLALVMVSNFRFRSFKDLDLKERLPFRYLILGVGVLVVVALRPEVMLFVLFMGYAALGAVFGIFRLGKNIRKIKPSVYAPAQVHESDLVLEEEEEEAKKDEKKT
- a CDS encoding aspartate-semialdehyde dehydrogenase, which codes for MKRKLKVGVVGATGMVGQTFMNILAEREFPIEELRPFASENSLGKKIELQGKAWPVQVLKEGCFDGLDLVFFSSGDDISKEWAPKAVKAGAFAVDNSAAFRMDPNTVLVVPEVNGHLVDKNSKPQIIANPNCSTIQLVVALKPLQEKFGLEEVRVSTYQAVSGAGQGGYDELLEQTANHDKPQDPKTFPHTILFNCIPQIGSFSDDGYCSEEVKIMKETRKILGQENLKVSAFTVRIPALNAHSESVWVTLNRAANRDEVMTALSGFEGIVVQDEPKKSVYPLARDVSGKDPVYVGRVHRDPENPKMYLMWVVSDNIRKGAALNGIQIAEKIFFS